The genomic interval GATGACGAGGAAGACAAAGAGGTTGTCCATGCTCAGCGCCTTCTCGACCAGATACCCGGTCAGGAACTTCGTGGCGGGTTCCTGCCCCAGCTCGACATACACCCCCGCGGCGAAAGCCAGTGACACCACGATCCAGACGATGCTCCATATCACCGCTTCGCGGAGCTGCACCTGATGGGCCTGCCGGTGGAAAATTTTCAGATCGATGGCCAGCATGACCAGCACGATCACGATGAAAGAAATCCACATGAAGAGAGAAACAGGCATGCAACTCCGAATTGTGTGAGCCGCCCGAAGGCGGATCGTGCAAGATGCGCACAAAGTCGCGGACGGCAAAATCCGCGGCACCGTTTGGCATTCTCGGCCGCTCTGCCAACATTGAGCAACATCTCACACGCAGCGGCTGCGTGCACAAAAACATCACGCCACCTTCCTCAGCACGGAACCATATCATGCTTCGAATCCCGTCCTGGCACTCCGATCTGTTGCGCGCGCTGTTCGGCGCCGATACACTCGAGGGGCGCCGCCTGCGCGCGCTCGCCGAACCGATCACACGCCTGTCGTCGATGTTCAATCGCCTCGACGACGAGGCGCCCGGCGCGGCGCGCCCGTATCTGAACGACGACACAGCGCTGCGCGCCTACGCCGTGTATTTCGGCACGGCGAACATGTTGAAACTGCACAGGGCGCTGCGCGAAATCGCACGTATGGACGCGGCGCCGCGACGCGACGTCCTGCGTGTGCTGGATTTGGGTGCGGGCACGGGCACGGGCCTCTGGGGACTCGCCGCCTGGCTGCGCCCCGACCGTTCCGAACCGCGTCCCGTGCCTCTCGACATCACGCTTGTCGACGTCTCGCGCGCCGCGCTCACGCTCGCCGACGAGAGCGCGCGCTGGCTGTCCGCAAATGTTTTCGACGGTGCGCTCCACGCATCCACACGTCTCTGCGACATCGACCGCTATACCGACGCGGGCTCCTACGATCTCATCATCGTCGCAAACACGCTCAACGAATTGTCCGATCCGGGCGACCGGCTGCTCGAAATCTGTACGGAGCGCCTCGCGCCCGGAGGCAGTGTGCTGCTGCTCGAACCAGCGCTTCGCACCGCCTCGCGCGCGCTTCTGCATCTGCGTACGCGTGCCGCGGCGGACGGGTGGACCATCGCCGCGCCGTGTTTCAGACAGGGAGTCTGCCCCGCCCTCGACGCCGAAAAGGACTGGTGTCATGCGGACGACGGCTGGGAACGTCCGGCCTGGATCGAGGAACTCGATCGCGCGACGGGTACGGTGAAACTCTCGCTCAAGTACTCGTACCTCGTGCTCAACCGCAGCGGCGCAACACTCGGCGGCGCGCTGGGCGTCACCGATCCGCAGCGTGTTGTGAGCCACGCGGCGCGCGAGAAGGGCAGAACCCGCGCCTATCTCTGCGGCGAGGCAGGCCGATTTCCCTGTATGCAAAACACGCGCGATGTCACCGAGGCCAACCGCGCGTTTGCACGCGCCGAGCGATACGACATTCTCGAGCTTTCACAGCTCGAACGGCGGACGCACGACTGCCTCGTGCCGCGGGATTCGATTGTCACACGGCACGAGGCCTGATCCGGGACTCAGACGTATTTCTTGAGTTTCGGCCAGAGTTCCTTGAGCGGCACACGCGGCCTGCGGCAGATGTAGATGGGAAGGTCGTTTTCGAAACCCATCGCGAAGCCGCCCCAGTGTATGATCCAGGTGTTCTGCACGTCCTCGAACATCTCGTGCAATTCCTCCTCGGAGGTGCCGATCATGATCATCACCTCGCCGCTCGTGGCGCCCGGCCCCCAGTGGAAATACGAATTGTGTGTCGCGAGTGTCGGCGGGAGACTGTACTCCTCGCGATAATACTCGAGTGCGCCGGCCTCGCCGTAATTGCTTGCGCCTATGGCGGCGACGGCACGCTCCTCGGGCGTGAGAAGCGCGCAGGCGTTCGCAATATTCGCCGCCATGTCGCGCCAGCCGAATCGATCCGCAAGATGTTGCGGCAGGGGTGCGCGCTGGCCCTTCTCGAATTGTCGGTTCATACCCGCGAGCCCCATGACGCGGGATTGTGTGACGGGAGGGAAGAGCGGCAGAACAAGCGGGAGCATGACAATTCCCGCGAGGGTGATCGCCGCGATGGCCCCAGTGCGCGCGAGAGCTGCGCGTTGAGCGAGTCGGGCGCCGAGTGCAGCGCCGCCTGCCGCGGCGCACAACACGTAGATTCCCGCGATGCGGTCGGGACGGCTTGATTGGGTCGCGAGAAAAATCAGGTAGGTGGCGATCACGGTCCACCCGAGGAAGCGCCACCTTCCGCTGTCATGGATAAACAGCCACCACACTCCGGCGATCCAGACGGGAAGAAAGAAGATATTGCCCACCATGGACTGAAGAAAAACCATTTCGAGAGGCGAGGTCGGGATGTTCTTGTACTTGGTCGCGTTGGCATAGAATTCGAGCGAGGGAAAGCCGTACGCCCATTGCCAGAGGATGTTCGGCAGAACGATGCAGCATGTGATGGCGGCGGCGATCCACGGCCCCTTCGTGCCGAGCACCCGGCGTTGCCCGGTGAGCAGGAGCGCGGGAAGCAAGGCTGCGGGAAGCAGTATCATCGTGTGTTTATTCATAAGCCCGATGCCCAGAAGCAGGCCCAGCCACATCCAGTCCCGTGGCCGTTGCCGATCGAGAGCACGGAACAGGCATAACAACGTGATGCCCCAGAGCAGCGGTTCGAAAGCGTTCATCGAATAAAAACTTGCGAGCGCGTGCAAGATGGGAACACCCGCGGCGAAGAGGGCGGCGAGCACCATGCCGGTCCTTTGCGCGCCCATCGCGCGCGCGAGCATTCCCGCCACAGCAGTCGTTGCGCCGGCCGCCAGCGCGGGCAGCAGCCGCACGGCGGCGACGGAATCACCAAGCATCGCGCGAACACCCGCAAGCATCCATACCGAAAGCGGAGGATGATCGACGTACCCCGCATCGAGGCGCGCCGCGCAGGCCAGATAATAGAATTCGTCGCGGAACATTTCATACCACGGCGAGAACGACAGGGCCACATGTGCCGTCGCCACCGCCGCTGCGATGATAAAAATGGAGCGGGGCAGGGGATCTCTGGGCGGGAACGGTTTCATATATCGATTCCGTGCTGGGGGTAATCCTCTAATATCGAAAAAAGAGCGGGATTGTTGCAGAGTCCGTCGCGCAGCGTGCCGCTCCCCGCTATATTGCGACGTGGAAAAAAGTTCGGACATATACCGCGCACTTGCACACTCGTACGCAGCTTGTACACAGGTCGCGCGCAGCCACTACGAGAATTTTCCCGTGGCGTCGGTGCTGCTCCCGCGACGCCTGCGTCCGCATGTTGCGGCCGTCTATGCCTTCGCCCGTGCGGCGGACGATTTCGCCGATGAAGGCGATGTTGATACGGCTGCGCGGCTTGCGGCGCTTAACCGCTGGGAAGATTATCTCGACTCGGACACGGGCGGCCTGCCCTACGCCGCACAACGCGATGAAATAGACCGGCTTGCATCCGACATTTTCCCCGCGTTGCACCACACGATCCGGTGCTTCGATATCGACGGCGCGCTGTTCCGCGATCTCCTCGATGCGTTCAGGCAGGACTGCACCACAACACGCTACGAGAGTTTCCCGTTGTTGCTCGATTACTGCCGCCGGTCAGCGAATCCTGTCGGCCGTATCATGCTGGCGCTGTTCGGTGTGTCGGATCCCGCTGCCTGTGCGGCATCCGATGCGTTGTGCACCGGTCTGCAACTCGCCAATTTCTGGCAGGACGTCTCGATCGATGCGGCACGCGGACGCATCTACATTCCGCTCGAGGATCTGCGCGCGGCCGGACTCTCGGCCGAGCATTGCCTGCCCGGCGCGGCCAAGCCGCCCGCGCTGCGCGACGTGCTGCGCCGCCAGGTGGAACGCACACGGCTGTTCTTCGACAGCGCACTGCCACTCTTTTCGCATCTGCGCGGACTGCCCGCTCTCGAGATCCGCGCCGTCTGGCTCGGGGGCTCCCGCATACTTGACAAAATTGCCCGCGGAGACTATACTGCATTTGAGAATCGACCCACACTCACAAAAGCAGAATACGTGTCTATACTTTTCCGCGCAGCGCTACGTCTTATTCCACACAGGTGACCCGTGCACGACAGGGATGTCGCGGACATCATTACGCGCCAGAGCAAAACGAATTTTATGATATCGTTTTCTCTGCTGCCCGAGCCGAAACGCGAGGCGATCAACACCGTGTACGCCTTCTGCCGCTGCACCGACGACATCGTCGACGAGGGCAACGACGAGCAGGCCAAACACGACAAGCTTGCGCGATGGACGTACGAACTCGAAATGGGTTTCCGCAATGAAAGCGTCTATCCTCTGCTCAACAAACTGAATGTCATTGCCGGACGTTTTAATATCCCCGCCGCGCATTTTTTTGAACTCATACGCGGCATGCGCATGGACCTCGAACAGAAGCGCTACGACACTTTCGAGGATCTCGAGCAATACTGCTATCGCGTCGCGTCGACAGTCGGGCTCATGTGCAGCGAAATTTTCGGATATAAAAACAAGCGCACGCTGCAGTACGCGATCGACCTCGGCATCGCCCTGCAATTGACCAACATCGTGCGCGACGTACGCAGCGACGCCTTGCGCGACCGCATCTACATTCCGCTGGAGGACTTCGAACGCTTCGGGTACACGGAGGACGAGCTGTTTGCGTCGGTCTACAACGAGAACTTCGTCAAGCTCATGCACTACGAGGCCGAGCGCGCAAGGCGGTATTACGAAAAGGCGCGCGCCTCGCTGGCGGAAGAGGACCACCGCGCATTTTTTTCGGCGCGCATCATGGATCGCATCTACTACCGCATCCTCGACAAGATCGAGCAACGCTCGTACGCGGTGTTCGAGGAGAAGATTTCCATCTCCTCTCTCTCCAAACTTGTGATCGCGATGCGCGAGTATTTCAGCAGGCCCGCACTCGGGACCATCGCCGGCGCATGATCGACGTTGCCGTCATCGGCGGCGGACTTTCCGGCCTTGCGGCCGCGGTCTCACTGTCCGGTCGCGGATTTACGGCGGCGCTTGTCGAGGGAAGGCCCTATCTCGGCGGTCGCGCGCGTTCCTTTACGGATGCCGCCTCCGGCGCGGTGCTCGACAACGGCCAGCATCTCATGATGGGCTGTTATACGTCGACGTTGCAATTCCTGGAACTGATCGGTTCATCCGGCACACTGCGGCGAGTCGACCGCATGAGTATTCCGTTCCGCGACACACGCGGGGGAAGGGCTGTTTTACGGACGGGATCACTGCCGCATCCCTTCGGTATGGCACAGGCCTTTCTCGGGTACAACTTCCTCGGCGTGCGCGACAAGGCTGGTGTGTTGCGGGTGGCTGCCGTCTTGCGCAACACCGATCCCGCGCGTCTCGACGGTATCACCGCCGCCAAGTGGCTGCTGGACCTGGGACAGGGTGCACACGCCATGTCGGCGTTCTGGGAACCCGTGATACTTGCGACGTTGAACGCGCGGCCCGCGCACTCCTCGGCCGCCCTGCTCACGAGAGTACTGCGCGAGGTGTTTCTTAGTGCCGCCGAAGCGTCGGCATTGCTGTTCTGCACAGGCGGCCTTTCCGGCACGTTCGCTGATCCCGCAGCCGCATTCCTCGAAGCGCACGCAACGCGCGTATTCACTCACACGCGCGTCGAAATGCTGCGTCGTGATGCCTCGGGATGGACTCTGATCTTCGCGGACGGACGGCAGATGGAGTCCAAATCCATTGTACTCGCCATGCCTCCGTGGGATACGCGTGCCCTTCTGGAGCGCTCCGCGCTCGGCTCGGCGGCCGCAACCTTGTGTCCGGCGTTTGTGCCCTCGCCGATCGTCTCGGTGTACATTTGGTCCCGCGAACGCCTCAGCACCGAACCGATCATGGGGCTGCTCGACACGGTGGTGCAATGGGTGTTCGACAAGGGACGCGCGCCCGATGGCCACTGGCTGTCGACCTGTACTGTTTCGGCCGCCGACACGCTCTGTGACGACGACAATGCGCAGTGGGAGAGCCGCGTACGCCGCGACATTGCCGCGGTGTTCGGTCAGACAGCCGCGCGTGCCGTTCATCGAATGCTCGTCATTCGCGAGCGCGCCGCGACGTTCCGGCCATCGCCCGGACTTGAAACACTGCGGCCTGCCGCTCTCACCGAGGAAGCCGGTCTCTTTCTCGCGGGAGACTGGATAGGCACCGGCCTGCCGGCAACCATCGAAAGCGCCGTGCGTGGCGGCTTTTTTGCGGCCGACGCAGTGGCGGCGCATGTTGCCGGTACACGGGGCGGTGTGTAACCGCGACGGCGCTGCGGAACAACTTGCAGCCACCCGTGTGTTGAGCTTCTGAAGACGTTGACTCAAAAGAAAGCAGACGGTGATGAACAATCGTGTTGTGGTCGGAATGTCGGGTGGCGTGGATTCGTCGGTGGCCGCGGCATTGCTTGTGGAGCAGGGCTATGAGGTTATAGGCGTCACCCTCAAGACACATGCATTCGAGGATGTGGGCGGCAACACGGCGAACGAGTCGAGCTGTTGTTCGCTCGACGGGATAAACGATGCCCGCCGTGTGTGCGCACGTCTCGGCATCCCGCACTATGTGTTCGATTTTTCCGCCGCGTTTATGGAGCAGGTCATCAATCCCTTTGTGGATGCCTATCTCGCGGGAACGACGCCCAATCCCTGCGTGCTCTGCAATCGTGGAATCAAATGGGAGCAACTGATCCGAAAATCGCTGGGACTGGGCGCGGACCGCGTGGCCATGGGGCACTACGCACGTGTCGGATCCGACGCCGATGGGGGACGCCACTGGATCACACGCGGAATCGACGCGTCGAAGGATCAGTCGTACGCGTTATGGGCGCTGTCGCAGGACAGTCTCGCGCGAACGCTTTTCCCCCTCGGCGGTCTCACCAAGGACGAGGCGCGCTTGCATGCACAGCGTTTCGGACTGCACACGGCGCGGAAAGGCGAGAGTTACGAGATCTGTTTTGTGTCCGACAATAACTACGCGCGATTTCTGAAGGAGCGCGTGGACGGGCTCCAGGGGAAGGTCCGGGACGGTGATGTGGTGTTTGACGGGCGCGTGATCGGGAAACACGACGGATATCCGTTTTATACGATAGGCCAGCGGCGGGGTTTGAATGTGGCAGTCGGCGAGCCTGTGTATGTGACGGGCATCGATCCGCAGTCGAACCGCGTCACTGTGGGCCGTGATGCGGATCTGTACACGGATACGTTCACCGCGCGTGATGTTGTCATGCAGAAGCGGTCGTTCCCCGATGCACCGCTGCGCGCCCGTGTGAAGATCCGGTACAAGGACGAGGGAGCGTCCGCGACACTGCATCCGCACGCAGACGGCACGCTGCGTATCGTGTTCGACGCCCCGCGTCGCGCCATTACACCCGGACAGTCGGCCGTTTTCTACGACGGCGACGACGTGCTCGGCGGCGGCGTCATCTGTTGACGAAATTTCGGATGTCCGCGGAAATGCGTGTTCCCACGCGTTGATTGTGGCCCGCAATGTGAGTAACGTTACGAATACTCACTGTATCCTTCTACTGAAATTCGAGGTGCACATGGTACGTGTCATGATGGTCCTCATTGTTGCATGTATGCTTGGTTCCGTGGTGTCGCAGGCACAGGAATCGGATATTCGTGTCGGTTTTGGTGTAAGTATGTCGCAGTCTGTCCTAGTGTATGCCATCGACCAGGAGCATGCGTACACGCCGTGGTCTTTCGCGACAGTCTGCGTCCCTGTGTTCCTGACAAAAAATTTCCGCATCGAACCGGAGGTGGGGTACCTGTCCGGCTCGCACGAGCGCATATATTTCGATAAAACGACAAGCACCGCGTCATTCACACAGATGCGTCTCGGCGCCGGCGTGCACTACTTCATCGACAGAGTCGGCGGAGCGGAAAACGTCTCCCTGTATCTCGGGCCGGAATTTGCTCTTGCGCCCACGTCTACAAAAAGCAAACCCTCCTCGCCGGGCTCCAAGGAGAGCACCACATCCCAATCGAACACGCTGCTCGGTTTCGTGCTGGGCGGTGAATACTCCTTTGCGAAACGGTTCAGTGTCGGGACCGCCGTACACTGGAGCTATATCATCATCGGAGAGGAGGACCCGCTTTCCAGCACGTATTCCGAGGTGTCCGAATCGTATCTGAATATCTCCACCTCGATCCGGTTCCGTTTCTACTTCAATTGACGGTGTTTTGCAGGAGCGGACAATGTCGTAGTTTGTGTTTCGATTCTTCCGCGCATCGGATACTGCACCCCATACATCATCGGAGCATTGCATGAAAGACATCCTCGCGTTTTTTGCGGCGAACCGCGACGCGTTTCTTGCGGACCTCGTTACCTTCCTTTCCATTCCGAGCATCAGCACGAGCGACGAGCGCAAACCCGACATCGCCCGCGCCGCGGCGTTTGTCGAAGCACAGCTCAAAAACATCGGCATGCAGAACGTGACAGTGCATCCCACGAAGGGCCATCCGGTCGTGACCGGCGAGTGGCTCGGCGCGAAGGGCGCACCGACGGTTCTTATTTACGGGCACTACGATGTGCAGCCCGCGGAGCCGTTGGAGCTGTGGAATTCGCCGCCCTTTGAGCCGGTAATGCGCGATGGAAAAATCTTTGCGCGCGGATCAGCCGACGACAAGGGGCAGGTGTTCATCCACTTCAAAGCCGTCGAAGCGTTCATGAAGACGCATGGCGCGCTTCCCGTCAACGTGAAGTTCATCGTCGAGGGCGAGGAGGAAATCGGGAGCACGAACCTGGCGGACTTCGTCAAGAAGAACAAGAAGATGCTCGCCTGCGATGTTATTCTGATCTCCGATACTCACATGATGGGTGTCAAGGAGCCGAGCATCACCTACGGTCTGCGCGGTCTCACCTATCTCGAGATGACCGTCACCTCGGCGAAGGGCGACATGCACAGCGGCACCTTCGGTGGCGGCGTCGCGAATCCCATCCAGGTGCTGTCGGAAATCCTCGTCGCATGCAAGGATCCGAAGTCCGGCAAGATCAAGATACCCGGTTTCTACGAGGACGTTGTGCCTCTGACCAAGAAGGAGCGTGCGGCGCTTGCAAAACTTCCACACGACGACAAAAAGTGGGCGAAGTCGATCGGCGCCACCATGCCGCACGGCGAACAGGGGTACACCACTGTCGAGCGCACGGGCTCGCGTCCGACCTTCGAAGTGAACGGCATCTGGGGCGGTCACACGGGACCGGGCGTGAAGACGGTGCTCCCCGCGCAAGCGCATGCAAAGGTATCGATGCGGCTCGTCGCGAATCAGGATCCGCTGAAAATCGCGAAGCTCTTCACCGCCTACGTCAAGAGTGTTGCACCGCCCACGGTGAAACTCGATGTGAAGCTGTACGACAACAACGGACATCCCGCGTTGACGCCCATCGAATCGGTCGGCATGCAGGCGGCGTCGGCTGCGATCAAGGCCGTGTACAAGAAGGAGCCCTTCTTCACGCGTGAAGGCGGATCAATTCCTGTTGTTGCGGACTTCCAGCACATACTCGGCGTCGAAGCAGTGCTTCTGGGTTTCGGCCTCCCCGACGACAACCTGCACGCTCCGAACGAGAAGTTCGATCTGGTGCAGTTTGACAAGGGTCTCGCGACGGCAGCGCATTTCCTCTCAGCGTTCGCCGAGCTGAAGAAGTAACACCGCGTACGATTCAACTGGTATTCACGCCCGCGGGGAGTCGTTCTCCGCGGGCGTTCTGTATACAGGTGTTATTTCGACGTAGAGCCGCTTCCATCCACACGGCTACAGAGGTACACTACGTGTGTGTCGCCTATGCGGGTGCAGATCAGCACGCCGGCGCTGTGGCCGCGGAAACGGAAGCTGGCGCGGATCTGTTCGGGCAGGAGGCGGAAGCTGCGCTTTTTGATTTCTGTATGCGGACCGAAGTCGTGCGCATCGATCGCGTCCTGCACGCGGCGGCGCTGATAGGGCACAACCTCGAGTACCTCGAAGGCAGTGTGCCAGCGCGAGGCGCGAGGCAGCGTTGCGGAAATGCCGTACGCGATCCGTGGATCAACGGGGACGGATTTGTGCTCACGGAAATACTCCGCTACAGCCCCCGTGCGTATCACCGCTGCATGCGGTTCGATGAGATACTTGGGGCGCGTCGGACCAGGGACGGATGCAGCTTCATGTGAAGGAGACCACCGTTCACCAGTGACGGCATCCGCTGCCGAGACGTCCGGCACGTCGAAGCCGCGCAGCAGCAGTTGTTCCTTGCACTCGTCGCCGACAGCGAGAAAGCATTTTTTCCAGAAGGTGTCGCGGATATCCGCAGCGGGCGCGATCTTGACAACTGCCGTGATTTTTGTCGCGGCCGCGCGGCAGAAGGAGAGAGGAGGCGACATGCGTTCGGGATCGATGAGACGCGTGCCGTCGCTGCGCCGCGACGGATCGGCAAAGAGGGCTTCGTGCGGAGCGAAGGGACGCGTAGCCGCATCGTCTTCCGCGCGCGCTTTGATAACGGACACGTGCGTGCAACCGAGAGCGTGCATGTTGTGCTCGAGCAGGGCTGCGGTAACGGTATCGGCTTCGACGGCATGGACGGCGCCGCAGACTTGCGCAAACGCGTGTGTGTCGCTGCCGACACCCGCGCACCATTCGCGCACTACCTCGCGGCCCGCAAACAGCGAGGCGTGGAAGGACGCAGCGGAGGCGGACGATGCTTGCTCCGCTCCCGTCCGTGTGTAGAGCGCCCGTGGACCAAGGGCCGTTTTCCCTGCCGCGCGCCGGCGCAGCTCCCACTGCTCGGCCGCCGCGGCGAACAATGCCGGCGGAAGATCGGGAAAGGCGGCACGCAGATGCGTTTGGATTCTGAGTGAATCCCTGTATTTTTCATGGAATTGACCGTACGCCGCATGTACGGCTTCAAAACGATCCGAGAGGAGAAAGTGAAGCTGTGCGTCGGTGAGTTCCATACACTTCGAAGATGATGCTGACGGAGCACGCAGGCGCTATGTTTGTGTTGTATGCCGCCACGACTGCAGATACAATATGCAAATTCGATCTCTGATTCCGCTCCTGCTCCTCATTCTTGTCGTGTCTGTTCCGTTGCTCCGTTCCCAGGACCAGAAGGGGGGCGTTAAGGGTTTTGTTTCCGACTCGGCGAACGGTGAACGCCTGTCGCTGGTCAACATCGTGATCGTGTCGAAAGGCATGGGAGCCGCGACCGACCACAATGGTTTTTACTTCATCGGCAACATACCCGCGGGTACCGTCACAGTGCGCGCAACCATCATCGGATACCGCACCGTCGAGAGGCAGGTACGCATCGAGGCGGGTAAAATCGTGTCCGCGAACTTTCTTCTCGCGCCCAATCCCGTGATGATGGAGGGCGTCGAGCAAGTGGCCGAACGCCATGTGCGCTACGACACCGAGATTTCGACGCAGCCGATCGGCATACGCGAGATCGAAATCGTTCCCACCATCGTCGAGAAGGATCTGTTCCGCACTCTCTCCGTGCTGCCAGGCGTGGTGGCGACGAGCGACGTCAGCAGCCAGTTCTACGTGCGCGGCGGCGGCGGCGATCAGAACCTCATCGTGCTCGACGGCATGACGATTTACAATCCCTTCCACGCGCTCGGCATCTTTTCGATCTTCGACGCCGACGCGATCAAGGAGGCCGAGATACTGAAGGGCGGCTTCCCCGCGCAATGGGGCAACCGGCTTTCGTCGGTCATCAACATCCGCACGCGCGAGGGCAACAAGAACCGCTTCGCGGGAAAACTGAACGCGAGTCTCGTGGCGGGAAAGGTGATGCTCGAGGGTCCGACACCATGGGACGGATCGTGGATGATTGCCGGCCGCAAGAGTTTCCTCGACGACATGCTGCAGAAGTTCGTGAAGAGCGAAACACCGTTCGACTTCTACGATCTTATCGCGCGTGTGAACCACAGCACCGGCGAGAACGGGCGCATCTCTTTCCACTCCCTGCTCAGCGGTGATATCATCCGCCCCGCGTCGGCCGTGGAACCGGAATACCTCTGGAACAACCGCGCCTACGGTCTTACCTGGTTCCAGGTGCTCGAGAACAAATACCTCATCGAGACCACCTTCTCGATGAGCGCCTTCAACGGCGAGCTGCGTCCGCGCGAGAATTCCTCGGTCACCGCGCGCTCCTCGGAGGTGAACGACTCGTACTTCAACGGGGGCGTCACATATTTCCAGCAAAGCGGCGATATGTACGGCGCGGGTTTTATGTTCCGCTTCCCCGAATACAAGTATTCGTTTACAAACGCCGCGAATTACCGCCGCGAGATCAGCGAGCGCAACAGCGAAACAGGCATCTGGTTCCGGTACAAACTCAAGCAGCTCAATCCGTTCTCCATCGAGGCCGGCATCCGCTCCGATCTGTTTTCGGTGCTCTCTGCAAATTCCGGCGACGCTTTCGAACCGCGCCTCTCCGTCGGCT from Ignavibacteriota bacterium carries:
- the mnmA gene encoding tRNA 2-thiouridine(34) synthase MnmA, whose amino-acid sequence is MNNRVVVGMSGGVDSSVAAALLVEQGYEVIGVTLKTHAFEDVGGNTANESSCCSLDGINDARRVCARLGIPHYVFDFSAAFMEQVINPFVDAYLAGTTPNPCVLCNRGIKWEQLIRKSLGLGADRVAMGHYARVGSDADGGRHWITRGIDASKDQSYALWALSQDSLARTLFPLGGLTKDEARLHAQRFGLHTARKGESYEICFVSDNNYARFLKERVDGLQGKVRDGDVVFDGRVIGKHDGYPFYTIGQRRGLNVAVGEPVYVTGIDPQSNRVTVGRDADLYTDTFTARDVVMQKRSFPDAPLRARVKIRYKDEGASATLHPHADGTLRIVFDAPRRAITPGQSAVFYDGDDVLGGGVIC
- a CDS encoding dipeptidase, with protein sequence MKDILAFFAANRDAFLADLVTFLSIPSISTSDERKPDIARAAAFVEAQLKNIGMQNVTVHPTKGHPVVTGEWLGAKGAPTVLIYGHYDVQPAEPLELWNSPPFEPVMRDGKIFARGSADDKGQVFIHFKAVEAFMKTHGALPVNVKFIVEGEEEIGSTNLADFVKKNKKMLACDVILISDTHMMGVKEPSITYGLRGLTYLEMTVTSAKGDMHSGTFGGGVANPIQVLSEILVACKDPKSGKIKIPGFYEDVVPLTKKERAALAKLPHDDKKWAKSIGATMPHGEQGYTTVERTGSRPTFEVNGIWGGHTGPGVKTVLPAQAHAKVSMRLVANQDPLKIAKLFTAYVKSVAPPTVKLDVKLYDNNGHPALTPIESVGMQAASAAIKAVYKKEPFFTREGGSIPVVADFQHILGVEAVLLGFGLPDDNLHAPNEKFDLVQFDKGLATAAHFLSAFAELKK
- a CDS encoding methyltransferase domain-containing protein; this encodes MLRIPSWHSDLLRALFGADTLEGRRLRALAEPITRLSSMFNRLDDEAPGAARPYLNDDTALRAYAVYFGTANMLKLHRALREIARMDAAPRRDVLRVLDLGAGTGTGLWGLAAWLRPDRSEPRPVPLDITLVDVSRAALTLADESARWLSANVFDGALHASTRLCDIDRYTDAGSYDLIIVANTLNELSDPGDRLLEICTERLAPGGSVLLLEPALRTASRALLHLRTRAAADGWTIAAPCFRQGVCPALDAEKDWCHADDGWERPAWIEELDRATGTVKLSLKYSYLVLNRSGATLGGALGVTDPQRVVSHAAREKGRTRAYLCGEAGRFPCMQNTRDVTEANRAFARAERYDILELSQLERRTHDCLVPRDSIVTRHEA
- the hpnD gene encoding presqualene diphosphate synthase HpnD, with translation MISFSLLPEPKREAINTVYAFCRCTDDIVDEGNDEQAKHDKLARWTYELEMGFRNESVYPLLNKLNVIAGRFNIPAAHFFELIRGMRMDLEQKRYDTFEDLEQYCYRVASTVGLMCSEIFGYKNKRTLQYAIDLGIALQLTNIVRDVRSDALRDRIYIPLEDFERFGYTEDELFASVYNENFVKLMHYEAERARRYYEKARASLAEEDHRAFFSARIMDRIYYRILDKIEQRSYAVFEEKISISSLSKLVIAMREYFSRPALGTIAGA
- the hpnC gene encoding squalene synthase HpnC gives rise to the protein MERGRGSLGGNGFIYRFRAGGNPLISKKERDCCRVRRAACRSPLYCDVEKSSDIYRALAHSYAACTQVARSHYENFPVASVLLPRRLRPHVAAVYAFARAADDFADEGDVDTAARLAALNRWEDYLDSDTGGLPYAAQRDEIDRLASDIFPALHHTIRCFDIDGALFRDLLDAFRQDCTTTRYESFPLLLDYCRRSANPVGRIMLALFGVSDPAACAASDALCTGLQLANFWQDVSIDAARGRIYIPLEDLRAAGLSAEHCLPGAAKPPALRDVLRRQVERTRLFFDSALPLFSHLRGLPALEIRAVWLGGSRILDKIARGDYTAFENRPTLTKAEYVSILFRAALRLIPHR
- a CDS encoding FAD-dependent oxidoreductase, producing the protein MIDVAVIGGGLSGLAAAVSLSGRGFTAALVEGRPYLGGRARSFTDAASGAVLDNGQHLMMGCYTSTLQFLELIGSSGTLRRVDRMSIPFRDTRGGRAVLRTGSLPHPFGMAQAFLGYNFLGVRDKAGVLRVAAVLRNTDPARLDGITAAKWLLDLGQGAHAMSAFWEPVILATLNARPAHSSAALLTRVLREVFLSAAEASALLFCTGGLSGTFADPAAAFLEAHATRVFTHTRVEMLRRDASGWTLIFADGRQMESKSIVLAMPPWDTRALLERSALGSAAATLCPAFVPSPIVSVYIWSRERLSTEPIMGLLDTVVQWVFDKGRAPDGHWLSTCTVSAADTLCDDDNAQWESRVRRDIAAVFGQTAARAVHRMLVIRERAATFRPSPGLETLRPAALTEEAGLFLAGDWIGTGLPATIESAVRGGFFAADAVAAHVAGTRGGV
- a CDS encoding glycosyltransferase family 39 protein, yielding MKPFPPRDPLPRSIFIIAAAVATAHVALSFSPWYEMFRDEFYYLACAARLDAGYVDHPPLSVWMLAGVRAMLGDSVAAVRLLPALAAGATTAVAGMLARAMGAQRTGMVLAALFAAGVPILHALASFYSMNAFEPLLWGITLLCLFRALDRQRPRDWMWLGLLLGIGLMNKHTMILLPAALLPALLLTGQRRVLGTKGPWIAAAITCCIVLPNILWQWAYGFPSLEFYANATKYKNIPTSPLEMVFLQSMVGNIFFLPVWIAGVWWLFIHDSGRWRFLGWTVIATYLIFLATQSSRPDRIAGIYVLCAAAGGAALGARLAQRAALARTGAIAAITLAGIVMLPLVLPLFPPVTQSRVMGLAGMNRQFEKGQRAPLPQHLADRFGWRDMAANIANACALLTPEERAVAAIGASNYGEAGALEYYREEYSLPPTLATHNSYFHWGPGATSGEVMIMIGTSEEELHEMFEDVQNTWIIHWGGFAMGFENDLPIYICRRPRVPLKELWPKLKKYV
- a CDS encoding outer membrane beta-barrel protein — translated: MVRVMMVLIVACMLGSVVSQAQESDIRVGFGVSMSQSVLVYAIDQEHAYTPWSFATVCVPVFLTKNFRIEPEVGYLSGSHERIYFDKTTSTASFTQMRLGAGVHYFIDRVGGAENVSLYLGPEFALAPTSTKSKPSSPGSKESTTSQSNTLLGFVLGGEYSFAKRFSVGTAVHWSYIIIGEEDPLSSTYSEVSESYLNISTSIRFRFYFN